A genomic stretch from Rhodomicrobium vannielii ATCC 17100 includes:
- the ahcY gene encoding adenosylhomocysteinase translates to MSNDFLVKDLSLADWGRKEMDIAETEMPGLMAVREKFGKEQPLKGARVAGCLHMTIQTAVLIESLQALGADVRWASCNIFSTQDHAAAAIAARGTPVFAIKGETLDEYWDYVDRILEWPNGETANMILDDGGDATLIVLLGAEAETNPAVLENPHSEEEASLFKTIKARLAKTPGWYSKVKANIKGVSEETTTGVLRLYQMEKKGTLAFPAINVNDSVTKSKFDNRYGCRESLVDGIRRATDVMMAGKVAVVCGYGDVGKGSAQSLRGAGARVVVTEIDPICALQAAMDGFSVQTLDDVADKADIFVTATGNKDVITLEHMRKMKDMSIVCNIGHFDNEIQIANLKNYKWTNVKPQVDMIEFPGGNRILLLSEGRLVNLGNATGHPSFVMSASFSNQVLAQIELWTNVGKGKYENKVYVLPKHLDEMVARLHLEKLGVHLTQLSKEQADYIGVPLEGPFKSDLYKY, encoded by the coding sequence GTGTCGAACGATTTTCTTGTCAAAGATCTAAGCCTCGCGGACTGGGGCCGCAAGGAAATGGACATCGCCGAAACCGAAATGCCGGGCCTGATGGCCGTGCGCGAGAAGTTCGGCAAGGAACAGCCGCTCAAGGGCGCGCGCGTCGCGGGCTGTCTGCACATGACAATCCAGACCGCCGTCTTGATCGAGAGCCTTCAGGCGCTCGGCGCGGACGTCCGCTGGGCATCGTGCAACATCTTCTCGACGCAGGACCACGCCGCCGCCGCCATCGCCGCGCGCGGCACGCCGGTGTTCGCCATCAAGGGCGAGACGCTCGACGAATATTGGGACTACGTGGACCGCATTCTTGAATGGCCGAACGGCGAAACCGCCAACATGATCCTCGACGACGGCGGCGACGCGACGCTGATCGTGCTGCTCGGCGCGGAAGCCGAGACGAACCCGGCGGTGCTCGAAAACCCGCATAGCGAGGAAGAAGCGAGCCTCTTCAAGACCATCAAGGCGCGCCTTGCGAAGACGCCCGGCTGGTATTCCAAGGTGAAGGCCAACATCAAGGGCGTGTCCGAAGAGACGACGACCGGCGTGCTGCGCCTCTACCAGATGGAGAAGAAGGGCACGCTCGCCTTCCCGGCCATCAACGTCAACGACAGCGTCACGAAGTCGAAGTTCGACAATCGCTATGGCTGCCGCGAAAGCCTCGTGGATGGTATCCGCCGCGCGACCGACGTCATGATGGCGGGCAAGGTCGCGGTGGTGTGCGGCTATGGCGACGTGGGCAAGGGCTCGGCGCAGTCGCTGCGCGGTGCTGGCGCCCGCGTGGTCGTGACCGAAATCGACCCGATCTGCGCGCTTCAGGCGGCGATGGACGGCTTCTCGGTGCAAACGCTCGACGACGTAGCCGACAAGGCCGACATCTTCGTGACGGCGACCGGCAACAAGGACGTCATCACGCTTGAGCACATGCGCAAGATGAAGGACATGTCCATCGTCTGCAACATCGGCCACTTCGACAACGAAATCCAGATCGCGAACCTGAAGAACTACAAGTGGACGAACGTGAAGCCGCAGGTGGACATGATCGAGTTCCCCGGCGGGAACCGCATCCTGCTGCTGTCCGAAGGCCGCCTCGTGAACCTCGGCAACGCCACGGGCCATCCGAGCTTCGTGATGAGCGCGTCGTTCTCGAACCAGGTGCTCGCGCAGATCGAGCTTTGGACCAATGTCGGCAAGGGCAAGTATGAGAACAAGGTGTATGTGCTACCGAAGCATCTCGACGAGATGGTCGCGCGCCTGCACCTCGAAAAGCTCGGCGTGCATCTGACGCAGCTCTCGAAGGAACAGGCCGACTACATCGGCGTGCCGCTCGAAGGACCATTCAAGTCCGACCTCTACAAGTATTGA